ATTTTTACCACTTCCAGATAAAGTTTTCTTATTTGGTGATATTTTTGTTGATTTCATACTTAAAAGAGGAAATGCCTTTAAAAAAGAAAATTTAATTGTGTCTGGTTTCCCCAAAATAAACAAGTATCGCTCAATAAGTGAAAGCGAGAGAGAGAATATAAAAAGTGAGGTAAGATCAAAGTTTGGGATAGGTAATGAGGATTTTATTGTTACATTCACCACTCAACCCTCCTATAGAAATGAATTTATATTTTTTTTAAAAAGTATTTTGCCTTTTATTCCTCAGAGTGTAAAATTTTTTGTTAAACTTCATCCAAGAGAAATTTCAAGTAGGCTGACATATGAAACAATTGCGGAAAAAGGAAAGATTTTTGTAATTACTGATGAAGATGCTGACCTTTACCAGGTTTTATTTGCTTCTGATGCCCATTCTACTATAAGTTCAACAGTATTTCTTGAGGCTATGGCTTTGGGTATACCAAACATTATAATTGGTTTACCTGGAGCTGAAAGTGTTTCTGAAATTGACATACAAAATTGTATTTTGTTTGCTAAATCACCGGAGGATTTTGTAGAAAATCTCAAACTTGTTATGCGTGAAGATATAAGAAATAACTTAGTCAGTTGTGGAAAAGAGAAAGCAGCGCAATTTTATGCGACTTCAAAAAATCCTGAAAAGAATATCTTATCCATTTTGGAGAGAACTTATTGAAATTGGATATAATTGATCCATCTGTATAATTACGAATAATTTCCGCTATTATTTTAATTTCTACAAATTTTTCGAGAATAGTATT
This Caldisericum sp. DNA region includes the following protein-coding sequences:
- a CDS encoding CDP-glycerol glycerophosphotransferase family protein, translated to MNDIREININGIQPEWIEKEILKLIKRNYKKVLLEINVADVVLKKIKPKLIIETRSYNGEVLAFNYIAKKSNIKVIEFQHGIITESHIGYTYFVPKKSVFLPLPDKVFLFGDIFVDFILKRGNAFKKENLIVSGFPKINKYRSISESERENIKSEVRSKFGIGNEDFIVTFTTQPSYRNEFIFFLKSILPFIPQSVKFFVKLHPREISSRLTYETIAEKGKIFVITDEDADLYQVLFASDAHSTISSTVFLEAMALGIPNIIIGLPGAESVSEIDIQNCILFAKSPEDFVENLKLVMREDIRNNLVSCGKEKAAQFYATSKNPEKNILSILERTY